In Anas acuta chromosome 5, bAnaAcu1.1, whole genome shotgun sequence, a single window of DNA contains:
- the LOC137856822 gene encoding inverted formin-2-like isoform X5: protein MMSIKKEGAHKKWAALKEKLGPQETDQSEANLENAEPELCIRLLQMPSVVNYSGLKKRLENSDDAWMVQFLELCGLDLLLEALDRLSGRGVARISDALLQLTCINCVRAVMNSHKGIEYIVSNEGYVRKLFQALDTTNVMVKKQVFELLAALCIYSSDGHTLALDALDHYKSVKNQQYRFSVIMNELSNTDNVPYMVTLLSAINAIILGKEDLRTRTQIRNEFIGLQLLDILDKLR from the exons ATGATGTCAATCAAAAAGGAAGGTGCCCACAAGAAATGGGCTGCCCTGAAGGAgaaactcgggccccaggaGACCGACCAGTCGGAGGCCAACCTGGAAAATGCGGAGCCAGAGCTGTGCATCCGTCTCCTGCAAATGCCGTCAGTGGTGAACTACTCCGGGCTGAAGAAGCGGCTGGAGAACAGCGACGATGCTTGGATGGTCCAGTTCCTGGAGCTGTGTGGGCTGGACCTCCTCCTGGAGGCCCTGGACAGGCTGTCTGGGAGAGGGGTGGCCAGGATTTCTGATGCCTTGCTTCAGCTCACCTGCATTAACTGTGTGCGAGCGGTCATGAACTCCCACAAAGGCATTGAGTACATCGTGAGCAATGAGGGCTACGTCAGAAAACTCTTCCAAG cactTGACACAACTAATGTCATGGTGAAAAAGCAAGTATTTGAGCTCCTGGCTGCACTGTGCATTTACTCATCAGATGGCCACACTTTGGCTTTGGATGCCCTGGACCATTACAAG AGTGTGAAGAACCAGCAGTATCGATTCAGTGTCATAATGAATGAGCTCTCCAACACGGATAATGTGCCGTATATGGTGACACTGTTGAGTGCTATCAATGCCATCATACTGGGGAAAGAAGACCTAAGAACAAGAACACAAATACGAAACGAGTTCATAG GGCTTCAGCTGTTGGATATTTTAGACAAGCTAAGGTAA